One Coleofasciculaceae cyanobacterium genomic region harbors:
- a CDS encoding DUF4112 domain-containing protein, translating into MDRIQQLRTLQKIRRIANLLDTAIGIPGTKFRIGLDPILGLIPGGGDLITAGISAYMVFLATRFGLEKPEIAKMVKNIMLETTIGFIPIAGDLFDAYFKANIRNLEILERHLAKTENQDLTSENPDPVTVTTTISH; encoded by the coding sequence ATGGATCGGATACAACAGCTGAGAACTCTCCAGAAAATTCGCAGGATTGCTAATCTTTTAGACACAGCGATCGGCATACCTGGAACTAAATTTCGCATCGGGCTAGATCCCATTTTGGGTTTAATACCTGGAGGAGGAGATTTAATTACCGCTGGAATTTCTGCTTATATGGTTTTCCTGGCAACTCGTTTTGGATTAGAAAAGCCAGAAATAGCTAAGATGGTCAAAAATATTATGCTGGAAACCACAATTGGTTTTATTCCCATAGCTGGAGATCTTTTTGATGCTTACTTCAAGGCTAATATTCGCAATCTAGAGATTTTAGAACGGCATCTTGCCAAAACAGAAAATCAAGATTTAACTAGCGAAAATCCCGATCCAGTTACGGTTACTACCACGATCAGTCATTAG
- the dxr gene encoding 1-deoxy-D-xylulose-5-phosphate reductoisomerase, whose product MKAITILGSTGSIGTQTLDIVTHHRDRFRVVGLAAGSNVALLAEQIRTFKPEIVALGNEAKLAELNEAIADCSAQPQILVGQAGICEVARYGDAQSVVTGIVGCAGLLPTIAAIEAGKDIALANKETLIAGAPVVLPLVKKHRVKLLPADSEHSAIFQCLQGVPADGLRRIILTASGGSFRDLPVEKLSSVTVKDALKHPNWSMGQKITIDSATLMNKGLEVIEAHYLFNLDYENIDIVIHPQSIIHSLIEVQDTSVLAQLGWPDMRLPLLYALSWPERIYTDWEQLDLVKAGDLTFREPDHQKYPCMQLAYAAGKEGGLMPAVLNAANEQAVALFLTEKIGFLDIPRLIEIVCDRFTSQNTSQPSLEDILAADRWARQAIIDAEDVSPNRVIALK is encoded by the coding sequence ATGAAAGCAATTACTATTTTAGGTTCGACTGGTTCTATTGGGACGCAAACCCTGGATATTGTTACTCATCATCGAGATCGGTTTCGAGTAGTGGGTTTAGCAGCAGGAAGCAATGTTGCCCTCCTCGCCGAACAAATACGTACCTTCAAACCCGAAATAGTTGCCTTGGGAAATGAAGCTAAATTAGCTGAATTAAATGAGGCGATCGCTGATTGTTCCGCTCAGCCCCAAATATTAGTTGGTCAGGCAGGTATTTGTGAAGTGGCTCGTTATGGTGATGCGCAGAGCGTCGTTACAGGAATTGTCGGTTGTGCTGGCTTGCTCCCTACCATTGCTGCTATTGAAGCTGGAAAAGATATTGCCTTGGCTAACAAAGAAACCCTGATTGCAGGTGCGCCTGTAGTATTGCCTTTAGTCAAGAAACATCGAGTTAAACTTCTCCCCGCCGATTCCGAACATTCAGCAATTTTTCAGTGTCTTCAGGGTGTCCCCGCCGATGGCTTACGACGCATTATTTTAACGGCTTCGGGCGGTTCGTTCCGCGACTTGCCTGTCGAGAAATTAAGCTCGGTGACCGTAAAAGATGCCCTTAAACATCCTAACTGGTCAATGGGACAAAAAATTACTATCGATTCGGCAACCTTAATGAATAAGGGGTTAGAAGTAATTGAGGCTCATTATTTATTCAATCTTGACTACGAAAATATTGATATTGTAATTCATCCTCAAAGCATTATTCATTCATTGATAGAAGTGCAAGATACCTCGGTGTTAGCTCAGTTAGGCTGGCCTGATATGCGATTACCACTGCTTTATGCTTTGTCTTGGCCGGAGCGAATTTACACTGATTGGGAGCAGTTAGACCTAGTTAAAGCAGGAGATCTGACTTTCCGCGAACCAGACCATCAAAAATATCCCTGTATGCAGTTAGCTTATGCTGCGGGTAAAGAAGGAGGATTGATGCCAGCAGTACTAAACGCTGCTAACGAGCAGGCTGTAGCCTTATTTTTAACTGAAAAGATCGGCTTTTTAGATATTCCCCGTCTCATTGAGATTGTCTGCGATCGCTTTACTAGTCAAAATACATCTCAACCCAGTTTAGAAGATATTTTAGCTGCCGATCGCTGGGCAAGACAAGCAATTATTGATGCCGAAGACGTATCCCCTAATCGAGTTATTGCCTTAAAGTAA